Genomic segment of Arthrobacter antioxidans:
ACATCCGTCCTGACCACCCTCGCCCTCGCCCTCACCCTCGCGGCCTGCACGGATGACCGCCCGACGGCGGAGGACGCCGCCGGCACGCTGGCCGAGGGGCTCGCCCGGCTCGACGTCGGACAGTCCTCCTTCACCTCCGGGGAGCCCGCCGAGGTGACCGCCCAGCTCGCCGCCATCACGGAGGGCTTCGCCCCGGAACCGCCGCAGGTCACGGTGGCGGGCGTCGAGGAGACCGGCGAGGACACGGCGACGGCGACGCTCGACTATGCCTGGGACCTCGACGCGACCGACCAGGACTGGACCTACAGCACGACGGCGGACCTCACGCGCGTCGAGGACACCTGGCAGGCGGCCTGGGACCCCGGCGTCTTCGTCCCCGACCTCCTGCCGGAGGAGAAGCTCACCCTGACGCGCGTCCCCGGGGACCGCGGCGACATCACGGGAGCGGGCGGCGCGGTCATCGTCACGCAGCGCCCCGTGGTCCGCGTGGGGATCGACAAGACCCTGGTCCCCGAGGCGCAGCAGGCCGCCTCCGCCCGCGCCCTCGCGACGCTGCTCGACCTCGACCCCGCCGGCTACGAGGAGCAGGTCGCCACGGCCGGCGCCGAAGCCTTCGTCGTGGCCCTCGTCCTGCGTGACGACGCCACCCGGACCGTGACCGACGCGCAGATCGACGCCGTCCCGGGGGCACTCCGGCAGGCGGACACGCTCGAGCTCGCCCCCACCCGCACCTTCGCCCGGGAACTCCTCGGCGGCGTCGGGGAGGCCACCGCGGAGCTCGTGGAGCAGTCCGACGGCGCCATCCGTGCGGGGGACGTCACGGGCCTGGGCGGGCTGCAGCTGCAGCACAATGACCGACTCGCCGGCACCCCGGGGCTGTCCGTCGACGCCGTGGCGGCGGGCGACGCGCCGGCGGCCCCCCGGACCCTCTTCACCACCGCGCCCGTGGACGGCGAGGACCTCGCCACCACCCTCGACCCCCGGCTGCAGGGCCTCGGCGAGGAGGTGCTCGCGGACGAGCCGTCGGCGTCGTCGATCGTGGCCATCCGCCCCAGCACGGGCGAGATCCTCGCGGCCGCCAACGGGCCGGGCAGCGAGGGCCTGCAGACGGCGCTGCTCGGCCAGTACCCGCCGGGTTCCACGTTCAAGATCGCCACGAGCCTCGCACTGCTGCGCAAGGGCTTCACGCCGGAGACGCCGACCGAATGCAGCGAGGAGGTCGTGGTGGACGGCCGGACGTTCAAGAACGCCAGCACCTACCCCGCGCAGTCCGTCGGCACCGTCCCCCTCCTCGAGACCTTCGCGCAGTCCTGCAACACCGGGTTCATCTCCGCACGGGACAGGATCAGCCAGGCCGACCTGGCGAGCGCCGCCACCGACCTCGGGATCGGCGTCGAGGCGGGCATCGGGACGCCCGCCTTCTTCGGCTCCGTGCCGGGCGAGGCCGAGGGTACCGCCCACGCCGCCGCCATGATCGGCCAGGGCGAGGTCCTCGTCTCGCCCCTCGCGCTCGCGACACTGACCGCGACCGTGGGCGCCGGTGCCCGCGTCACCCCGACGCTCCTCGCGCCCGGGGAGTCCACCGAGGGCGCGACCGGCTCGCCGTCCGCCGCCGCGGGGTCATCGACCGCGGCACCCTCCGGTGCCGCCTCCACCGACGCCCCTCCCACGGAGGCCGCGCCACCGAGCGCGCTCACGGCCGCGGAGTCGGCGACGCTGAAGACGCTCATGGGCGCCGTCGTCGCCCAGGGCGGCGCGCAGCTGCTGCAGGATGTTCCCGGGGCCCCCGTCCTGGCCAAGACCGGCACGGCAGAATTCGGCAGCGAGGATCCCCCGCGCACGCACGCCTGGGTCGTCGCCCTGCAGGGAGACCTCGCCGTCGCCGTCTTCGTCGAGGAGGGCGAGCTGGGCTCCACCTCCGGCGGACCCCTCATGCAGGCATTCCTCACCGGAGCGGCCTCCTAGAACCACGGGCCCGCAGCATGCGGGTCATCCACGTCGACGACATGGGGGTCGGATCAACACAGTGCGCTCAACAGCTTGATCACGCTCCGGCGCGCACCCGCGCGGCCGGGGCCTCTTCGAAGACCATTGAAAGGGTCGCAAGTGGATCTCACGTTCATCCCGCTCATCATCGGCGCGGTGGTACTCCTCGTCCTCGTCGTCGCCGCCGTCGTGCTCGCCCGCATGGCGCTGCACATCGCCAGCCCGGACCAGGCACTCATCATCTCGTCCAAGGACAGCAAGGGGCAGCCCGATCCGGACAGCCAGCGCGTCGTCTTCGGCCGCATCTTCATCAACCCGTTCTCGCAGCGGGCCTACCCGCTGTCCCTGGCCTCCCGGCAGGTGTCCCTGCGCATCGAGGGCATCTCGAAGAACGGCATCAAGCTCCACCTGACCGGCGTCGCGCAGGTCAAGGTGGGCGGCGACGCCGACGCCGTCCGCAAGGCGGCCCAGCGCTTCCTCAACCAGCAGGACGCCATCGACCACTACACGCAGGAGACGCTGTCCGGTTCACTGCGCTCCATCGTGGGCACCCTGACCGTCGAGTCGATCATCCGCGACCGCGCCACCTTCGCCAAGAGCGTGAAGGAGGAGGCGGAGCACTCCATGCACAACCAGGGGCTGGAGATCGACACCTTCCAGATCCAGTCCGTGGACGACGACTCCGGGTACCTGAAGAACCTCGGCCGGCCCGAGGCGGCCCTCGCCGAACGGAACGCGAAGATCGCCGAGGCACGCTCCATGCAGGAGTCGGAGCAGGCACGCGCCCTGTCCGACGAGCAGGTGGCTCTCGCGCAGCAGCAGCTGATCATCCGGCGCGCGGAACTCAAGGAGGAGGCCGACGCCCGCCAGGCGCGGGCCGACGCCTCGGGACCGCTCGCCCAGGCGGAACAGCAGGAGCAGGTCATCATGCGCGAGCAGCAGGTGGCGCAGCGGCGTTCGGAACTGCGCGAGCGCGAGCTCGACACCGAGGTGCGCAAGCCCGCGGACGCCGAGAAGTACCGCCTCATCCAGCAGGCGGACGCGAAGCTCGAGGAGCGCCGTCGTGCCTCCGAGGCCTCCGAGATCGAGGCTCGCGTGGACCTCGCACGCCGCAAGCTCGTCGCCGAGGGTGACCGCGTGGCCGCAGAGGCCGACGCCGCCGCGAACACCGCACGCGGCACCGCCGAGGCGTCCATCAGCGAGGCCAAGGGCCGCGCCGACGCCGCCGTCATCGCGTCCCGCGGTGACGCGGAGGCCGGGTCCGCGGAAGCACGCGGCAAGGCGGAGGCTGCCGGGATCGCCGCGCAGGCGGAGGCCTACGAGAAGTTCAACCAGGCCGCCATCCTGTCGAAGGTCCTCGAGGTCCTGCCCGCGATGGCCCGTGAGATCGCCGCGCCGATGTCGGCGATCGACACCATGACCGTCGTCTCCAACGACGGCGCGAGCCAGCTCAGCAAGAACGTCTCGAGCGGCGTCCACCAGACCACGCAGATGGTCAAGGACACCACCGGGCTCGACATCATCGCGCTGCTCGGCGACCTGCTGAAGAACGCGGACAAGCCCGGGCAGAACGGGGCCGCGGTCCACAGCTCCACGTCGGACTGACCGCCGGATGCGGGCCGTCGCCGGTGATCCGGCGGCGGCCCGTCAGCGGGGAGGCCGGCGGGATGGCCGGCGGGGAGGCCGGCGGGATGGCCGGCGGGGTGGCCGGCGGGGTGGCCGGCGGGGTGGTCAGCGGTACGTCGG
This window contains:
- a CDS encoding penicillin-binding transpeptidase domain-containing protein, which translates into the protein MPLAAAPSRPARRPARHAVAAAGRGVAAFSDIMGRMGKLQRATSVLTTLALALTLAACTDDRPTAEDAAGTLAEGLARLDVGQSSFTSGEPAEVTAQLAAITEGFAPEPPQVTVAGVEETGEDTATATLDYAWDLDATDQDWTYSTTADLTRVEDTWQAAWDPGVFVPDLLPEEKLTLTRVPGDRGDITGAGGAVIVTQRPVVRVGIDKTLVPEAQQAASARALATLLDLDPAGYEEQVATAGAEAFVVALVLRDDATRTVTDAQIDAVPGALRQADTLELAPTRTFARELLGGVGEATAELVEQSDGAIRAGDVTGLGGLQLQHNDRLAGTPGLSVDAVAAGDAPAAPRTLFTTAPVDGEDLATTLDPRLQGLGEEVLADEPSASSIVAIRPSTGEILAAANGPGSEGLQTALLGQYPPGSTFKIATSLALLRKGFTPETPTECSEEVVVDGRTFKNASTYPAQSVGTVPLLETFAQSCNTGFISARDRISQADLASAATDLGIGVEAGIGTPAFFGSVPGEAEGTAHAAAMIGQGEVLVSPLALATLTATVGAGARVTPTLLAPGESTEGATGSPSAAAGSSTAAPSGAASTDAPPTEAAPPSALTAAESATLKTLMGAVVAQGGAQLLQDVPGAPVLAKTGTAEFGSEDPPRTHAWVVALQGDLAVAVFVEEGELGSTSGGPLMQAFLTGAAS
- a CDS encoding flotillin family protein, translating into MDLTFIPLIIGAVVLLVLVVAAVVLARMALHIASPDQALIISSKDSKGQPDPDSQRVVFGRIFINPFSQRAYPLSLASRQVSLRIEGISKNGIKLHLTGVAQVKVGGDADAVRKAAQRFLNQQDAIDHYTQETLSGSLRSIVGTLTVESIIRDRATFAKSVKEEAEHSMHNQGLEIDTFQIQSVDDDSGYLKNLGRPEAALAERNAKIAEARSMQESEQARALSDEQVALAQQQLIIRRAELKEEADARQARADASGPLAQAEQQEQVIMREQQVAQRRSELRERELDTEVRKPADAEKYRLIQQADAKLEERRRASEASEIEARVDLARRKLVAEGDRVAAEADAAANTARGTAEASISEAKGRADAAVIASRGDAEAGSAEARGKAEAAGIAAQAEAYEKFNQAAILSKVLEVLPAMAREIAAPMSAIDTMTVVSNDGASQLSKNVSSGVHQTTQMVKDTTGLDIIALLGDLLKNADKPGQNGAAVHSSTSD